The Collimonas fungivorans Ter331 genome has a segment encoding these proteins:
- the mnmA gene encoding tRNA 2-thiouridine(34) synthase MnmA has translation MSSKKRVVIGMSGGVDSSVSAWMLKQQGYEVIGLFMKNWEDDDDSEYCSTRQDWIDAVSVADVIGVDIEAVNFAAEYKDRVFAEFLREYQAGRTPNPDVLCNAEIKFKAFLDHAMKLGADLIATGHYARVRQADSGRFELLKAVDASKDQSYFLHRLNQSQLSRTLFPLGEIQKTEVRKIAEQIQLPNAKKKDSTGICFIGERPFREFLNRYLSYKPGPMKTPDGDVVGEHVGLSFYTLGQRKGIGLGGMKTHKNAGGDSDPWYVARKDVENNTLYIVQGHDHPWLLSSTLQAGQLSWVAGEAPGSGQLSAKTRYRQADMACTFDSLRLPEAENFALSFSDPQWAVTPGQSAVLYDGDICLGGGIIESSGNIA, from the coding sequence ATGTCTAGTAAAAAACGCGTGGTCATCGGCATGTCGGGCGGGGTCGATTCCTCCGTTTCGGCGTGGATGCTGAAACAGCAGGGTTATGAAGTGATCGGCCTGTTCATGAAGAACTGGGAAGATGACGACGATTCCGAATACTGCTCGACGCGGCAGGACTGGATCGATGCGGTCAGCGTGGCCGATGTGATCGGTGTCGATATCGAAGCAGTCAATTTCGCCGCCGAGTACAAGGACCGGGTATTCGCCGAATTCCTGCGCGAGTACCAGGCCGGGCGCACGCCCAACCCGGACGTGCTGTGCAATGCCGAAATCAAGTTCAAGGCCTTCCTCGACCATGCCATGAAACTGGGCGCGGACCTGATCGCCACCGGCCACTACGCGCGCGTGCGGCAGGCCGATTCCGGCCGCTTCGAACTGCTGAAGGCGGTCGACGCCAGCAAGGACCAGAGTTATTTCCTGCACCGCCTGAACCAGTCGCAGCTGTCGCGCACCTTGTTCCCGCTGGGCGAAATCCAGAAAACCGAAGTGCGCAAGATCGCCGAGCAGATCCAGTTGCCGAACGCCAAGAAGAAGGATTCGACCGGCATCTGCTTTATCGGCGAACGGCCGTTCCGTGAATTCCTGAACCGCTACCTGTCATATAAACCGGGGCCGATGAAGACACCCGATGGCGATGTGGTGGGCGAGCATGTCGGCTTGAGTTTTTACACGCTGGGCCAGCGCAAGGGCATCGGCCTGGGCGGCATGAAAACGCACAAGAATGCCGGCGGCGACAGCGATCCCTGGTATGTCGCCAGGAAAGATGTGGAAAACAACACTTTGTACATCGTTCAGGGCCATGATCACCCATGGCTGCTGTCGTCGACGCTGCAGGCGGGCCAGCTCAGCTGGGTCGCGGGAGAAGCGCCGGGCAGCGGCCAGCTGTCGGCCAAGACACGCTACCGGCAAGCCGACATGGCTTGCACGTTTGACAGCCTGCGGTTGCCTGAAGCGGAAAATTTCGCGCTCAGTTTCAGCGATCCGCAGTGGGCCGTCACTCCTGGACAATCTGCCGTGCTGTACGATGGCGATATCTGCCTCGGCGGCGGCATCATCGAATCATCCGGCAACATCGCCTGA